The genomic window AATGTCCGCTTTCCTTCGGGTGGAAGGAGAGCGGATGGAGGGAGACCGGATCGAGATGAGCCAGAAGGAGCGGGATCGGCTCAAGATGATGGCGTCGGTGATGGAAGGCAAGAGGACTCAAGAGGAAGCGGTGAGGATTCTGCATCTTTCCGAGCGGCAGATCCGTCGCATCCAATGCGTGCTGGAAGCCGAAGGCGATTCAGGCATCGTGCACAAGCTCCGGGGACGGCCTTCGAATCATCGCATCGACTTGATACATCGGGGCAAGGTCCTGGAGCACTA from Candidatus Brocadiaceae bacterium includes these protein-coding regions:
- a CDS encoding helix-turn-helix domain-containing protein; translation: MSQKERDRLKMMASVMEGKRTQEEAVRILHLSERQIRRIQCVLEAEGDSGIVHKLRGRPSNHRIDLIHRGKVLEH